The Glycine soja cultivar W05 chromosome 6, ASM419377v2, whole genome shotgun sequence genome has a window encoding:
- the LOC114417376 gene encoding probable serine/threonine-protein kinase PBL5 isoform X3 translates to MKHFMRNLPCGMYRITSDNSIERLKDPKSAVSTKTFADKQENVSYKEMFPGSEEEERSLLMSRSSSSDLLTPTVVSSQWSTEVSTSSFGSLRHGCQYQEGKFYSNIEQETTWNRSLFHISENEETSQIEVNQKEQNSRNNEASHMEEEFTNPFCSVCNNRRPKIGLKRDFSYAELHTATQGFSPKNFLSEGGFGSVYKGLLNGMKIAVKQHKYASFQGEKEFKSEVNVLSKARHENVVVLLGSCSEKNDRLLVYEYVCNGSLDQHISEHSRSPLSWEDRINVAIGAAKGLLYLHKNNIIHRDVRPNNILITHDYQPLLGDFGLARNQNQDSIHSTEVVGTLGYLAPEYAELGKVSAKTDVYSFGVVLLQLITGMRTTDKRLGGRSLVGWARPLLRERNYPDLIDERIINSYDVHQLFWMVRIAEKCLSREPQRRLNMVKVVDALTDIVEGRTCDIRLRDYSPARSDSTNGVSDSDESKDEMQEPFRFEEELLSHSSESIENNNISQMMQMIVRQPPSPPIQSIFSCISSSYKFHYESTSDGEAQNEGEIEISNSNGGLLYS, encoded by the exons ATGAAGCATTTCATGCGCAACCTCCCTTGTGGTATGTATAGGATAACAAGTGACAATTCAATTGAGAGGTTGAAAGATCCAAAATCAGCAGTCAGTACCAAAACATTTGCCGACAAGCAAGAAAATGTAAGCTATAAAGAAATGTTTCCAGGAAGTGAAGAGGAGGAACGTTCTCTTCTGA TGTCTAGGTCTTCATCAAGTGATCTGTTGACACCAACTGTAGTTTCAAGTCAGTGGAGTACAGAAGTCTCCACTTCTAGTTTTGGAAGCTTGCGGCATGGCTGTCAATACCAAGAGGGAaagttttattcaaatatagAACAAGAAACAACATGGAACCGATCACTATTTCACATTTCGGAGAATGAAGAAACAAGTCAAATAGAAGTAAATCAAAAGGAGCAGAACAGCAGAAATAACGAAGCATCTCATATGGAGGAAGAATTCACAAATCCATTTTGTTCCGTGTGCAATAATAGACGGCCAAAAATTGGATTGAAGAGAGATTTCAGTTATGCGGAGCTTCATACTGCGACACAAGGATTTTCTCCTAAGAACTTTCTGTCAGAAGGTGGATTTGGATCTGTCTACAAAGGGCTGCTGAATGGAATGAAGATTGCTGTTAAGCAACATAAATATGCAAGCTTCCAAGGAGAGAAGGAATTTAAGTCTGAAGTGAATGTGCTTAGCAAAGCAAGACATGAGAATGTGGTTGTGCTGCTAGGTTCATGCTCAGAAAAAAACGATAGGCTTCTTGTGTATGAATATGTCTGCAATGGCTCTCTTGACCAACATATATCAG AACACTCTCGATCACCTCTTAGTTGGGAAGATAGGATCAACGTAGCTATTGGAGCTGCCAAAGGCTTACTATACTTGCACAAGAACAACATAATACACAGAGATGTGAGACCAAACAATATCCTTATTACACACGATTATCAACCATTG CTGGGAGACTTTGGATTAGCAAGAAATCAAAATCAAGACTCGATACACTCAACGGAAGTTGTTGGAACTTTGGGGTACTTGGCACCCGAATATGCAGAACTTGGCAAAGTGTCTGCCAAAACAGATGTATATTCTTTTGGGGTGGTTCTACTGCAACTAATAACAGGAATGAGAACTACAGATAAAAGACTCGGAGGAAGAAGTCTTGTGGGATGG GCAAGGCCACTTTTAAGAGAAAGGAACTATCCAGATTTAATTGATGAAAGGATCATCAACTCTTATGATGTCCATCAACTATTTTGGATGGTTCGAATAGCAGAAAAATGTCTAAGCAGGGAGCCTCAAAGGAGACTAAATATGGTGAAG GTTGTTGATGCTCTAACTGACATAGTGGAAGGCAGAACATGTGACATCAGATTAAGGGATTACTCCCCTGCAAGGTCAGATTCAACCAATGGTGTATCCGACTCTGATGAATCTAAAGATGAAATGCAGGAACCCTTCAGGTTTGAAGAGGAGTTACTAAGTCACAGTTCAGAATCCATAGAAAATAACAACATAagtcagatgatgcagatgattGTAAGACAGCCACCATCCCCTCCAATTCAGAGCATCTTTTCATGTATCTCAAGCTCATATAAGTTTCATTATGAGTCAACTAGTGATGGTGAAGCACAGAATGAAGGGGAAATAGAAATATCAAATTCGAATGGAGGGTTACTATATTCTTAG